The genomic stretch GAGAAGTGGATGCGTCGGGGAAGGGCGGGCAGCAGACTCACGGGCCTCTCCTTGGATTGCGGTGACCGTCACGGCGGGCGGAAGATAGGGCTTCGGGCCAAGAGGGCGGACCGGACCCGTCCGGCGGGCTGGACGAGCCGGGCACGGGCGGGCGGAATGGCCCGGGAAGCGGGAAACCCGGCGCCCCATTCGGGCGTGTGGCGCGCTTTGGAGGGCCCGCCATGGCGACGGAACTGGATTGGCTGCGCGACACGCCCCCGCTTCTGCTGGAATGGCTCTTCCTGCGACAGGGGCCCGGCCTGCTGCAGTGCGGCCTGTGGCAGCCGTTGGACCGCCTGCGGCGGGCGGAGGAGGAGGACGGCCCGGAATTCCTGCCGCCGGATTCCGAGGAGATCCTGCTGCTCCAGGTCCTGCGCGCGCTCTGCGCCGGGCGGCCGGAGGCGCTGGAACGCTACGTGGACAGCCTGGAGGGCGAGCCCGCGGACTCCTTGCACTGGCTGGCCCGGGAGCTGGCCCGCTGGCGCGCCCTGGCCCGGCGGCCGCCCGGGGAAGCCCTGCAGGAGCTGCTGGCGGAGCTGCCCGTCAGCCGGGACGACCTGCTGCTGCGCGGCGCCGTGCAGGCCTGGAACCTGCTGGGGGCGGGCCGGTCGCGCGAGGCCGGGGAGCGCTTGGGCGGCTTGCTGCGGGAAGCCCGGCGGCGGGGCGCGGCGCGGCTGGAGGAGCTGCTGGGCCGCTGGCTGGCCCGGCTGGAGGAGTCCCGCCCGGAGGGCCGGCGCGGGGGAGCCCGGGCGCCAGGATTGCGGGAGGCCCGCCGCGAGGCCTGCTTCCTGGCCTGTCACCGCTACGGCCGGATGGTGGGCCGCTCCGCGGCGTTCCAGGAGCTGCGGCGTCAGCTGGAACAAGCCGCCGGCGACGGGCTGCCCCTGCTGCTGGTGGGCGAGACGGGCACGGGCAAGGAACTGGCGGTGGACTATCTGCACCAACTGGCCTTTCCGGCCGGTGCGCCGCTGGTGGCCGTGAACTGCGCGGGGCTGAGCGACAACCTGGCCGAGGCCGAGCTGTTCGGTTCCGTGCGCGGGGCTTTCACCGGGGCCGTGGATCGCGAGGGCCTGGCGGTCCGGGCCGACGGCGGCCTGCTCTTCCTGGACGAGTTCGGCGCCCTGCCCACGCCGGTCCAGGCCCGCCTGTTGCGCTTCCTGGAGAGCGGCGTCTTCCGGCCCGTGGGCGAGGCCCGGGAGCGCCAGGTGCGCGTGCGGGTGGCGGCCGCCACCTGCGAGATCGGCCGCTTGGGGGGCGCCTTTCGGCAGGATCTGCTGCATCGCGTGGCCGGCCGGGTGATCGAGGTGCCGCCCTTGTCCCGCCGCCTGGACGACCTGCCCCTGCTCTGTCGGGCCTTCCTGCTGGAGGCCGGGGTGCCCCAACCCGCCCGCCACCCGCTCTGCTCACCGGCCTCCCAGACCCGCCTGCGCCGGGCGGCCTGGCCGGGCAACCTGCGCCAGCTCCGGCACCTGATTCAGCGGCTGGCGCCGTTGACGGCCAAACAGATCCTGGCGGAGCTGGCCGTGCTGCCGGAGGACGCCCCGCCCGCCCCGCCGCCCGTCGTCGCCGGGGGAGACGCGGCGCCCGAGCTGCCCCTGCGCGAGGCCGTGGCCTGCTTCGAGTGGACGCGCATCCAGGCGGCGCTGGCGGGTTGCGGACAGGACAAACGCCTGGCCGCCCAGCGCTTGGGGATCAGCCTGCCCACGCTCTACGCCCGGCTCAAACGCGGGCCCGGACCGGTCGCCGCGCGAGCGGGCGCGGCGCTCGCCAGCCCGGACGCTCCGGATCCGCCCCATCCGCGGGACGAGCCCGTGGCGCCTTCGATCAGTTCGAATTACTGAACAGACTCAAGGAATCCCTTGCTCCCCAAGCGCTTCAATTCTACCTTGCAGCCCGTCGGACAGGGCCCCGCGACAGCCGCGCGACCTTGCCCGGACGGTCTGCCGGGCCCCGCAGCGCCTGCAACGAAAAAGGGTCGAATTCCATCGTGCACACCCCTGCCACCGCTCCATCCCCCTTGCTGCGCTTTCTGCTGCTCATGGCGGCCCGCAAGCGACTCGTCATCTCGATGGTCCTGATCACGGCGGTGCTCACGGCCGTGTACAGCCTGCTCATGAACAAGACCTACGAGT from Candidatus Delongbacteria bacterium encodes the following:
- a CDS encoding sigma 54-interacting transcriptional regulator → MATELDWLRDTPPLLLEWLFLRQGPGLLQCGLWQPLDRLRRAEEEDGPEFLPPDSEEILLLQVLRALCAGRPEALERYVDSLEGEPADSLHWLARELARWRALARRPPGEALQELLAELPVSRDDLLLRGAVQAWNLLGAGRSREAGERLGGLLREARRRGAARLEELLGRWLARLEESRPEGRRGGARAPGLREARREACFLACHRYGRMVGRSAAFQELRRQLEQAAGDGLPLLLVGETGTGKELAVDYLHQLAFPAGAPLVAVNCAGLSDNLAEAELFGSVRGAFTGAVDREGLAVRADGGLLFLDEFGALPTPVQARLLRFLESGVFRPVGEARERQVRVRVAAATCEIGRLGGAFRQDLLHRVAGRVIEVPPLSRRLDDLPLLCRAFLLEAGVPQPARHPLCSPASQTRLRRAAWPGNLRQLRHLIQRLAPLTAKQILAELAVLPEDAPPAPPPVVAGGDAAPELPLREAVACFEWTRIQAALAGCGQDKRLAAQRLGISLPTLYARLKRGPGPVAARAGAALASPDAPDPPHPRDEPVAPSISSNY